Below is a window of Leifsonia sp. NPDC080035 DNA.
CGCAGAGGCGCGCGGCGTGGAGTCGATGGATGCGTTCAAACGCCGCATCCCGATCGATGTGCTGCGGCTGTCGGTCGCCGTCGCGCTGTGGGGCGCGACGATCGTGGCGGTGTCCAGCATCCTCATCCTGCAGATCACGAAGGCGCCGCTGGACCACGTGCTGTTCGACGTGATCTCGGCGTTCGCCACGTGCGGGCTCTCCACCGGCCTCACGGAACGGTTGCCGGACGCCGGCGTCTACGTGCTGGCCGCCACGATGTTCTGCGGCCGCGTTGGTACAGTGACTCTCGCTGCCGCGCTGGCCCAGAGCCAGCGCAAGCAGCTGTACCAGAACCCCGAGGAGAGGCCGCTCGTTGGTTGACCGGATCAAGCACAACGCCCCCGTCCTGGTGATCGGCCTCGGCCGGTTCGGGGCAGCGACAGCCGGCCAGCTGGACCGCCTGAACCGCGAGGTGCTGGCGATCGACACGGACGCCGGGCTCGTGCAGAAGTGGGCCGACCGCGTCACCCACACCGTGCAGGCCGACGCGCGCTCCATCGAGACGCTGCGTCAGATCGGCGCGGAGGACTTCTCCATCGCGGTGGTCGCCGTCGGATCGTCCATCGAGGCGAGCGTGCTCATCACGGCGAACCTGGTGGATCTGCGCATCCCGCAGATCTGGGCGAAGGCGATCTCGCAGTCGCACGGCAAGATCCTGGAGCGCATCGGCGCGAACCACGTGATCTACCCGGAGGCGGAGGCCGGCGAGCGCGTGGCGCACCTGGTCTCGGGCAGGATGCTCGACTTCATCGAGTTCGACGACGACTTCGCGCTCGTGAAGATGTACCCGCCGAAGCCGATCCGCGGGCTGAACCTCACCGAGTCGGGCGTGCGGTCGAAGTACAACATCACGGTCGTCGGCGTGAAGAGCCCCGGCAAGCCCTTCACCTACGCGACGGCGGAGACCGTGGTGTCCAACCACGATCTCATCATCGTCTCCGGCAGCTCCGGCGACATCGAACGCTTCGCGGCGCTCGACGCCTGAGCGTCAGACGACCGGGGACTCCTCGATCTCCGCGTCCGAGCGGCGGTAGTCGGAGAGGAACTGGTCGAGCGTCGGCGCGTAGAGCGCGTGGACGAGCTCGGCCGCCTTCTCGCCGTCGTGCGCCTTCGCCGCCTCGAGGATCTCGCCGAGGCGCCCTGCCAGGTCGTCCGCGCCGAACGGCTTCTCCCAGACCGACACGTAGCGCAGCAGCTGCGGGCCGAGGCTCTCGCTCACGGCGAGCAGGACCCGGTTGCCGCTTCCCCGCTCGAACTCGAGGAAGAAGGCGTTGAACGAGCGTCCGAGCTGGGGCAGGTCGGCCGACTTGGCGGCCTTCCTGAGCTCCTTGAGCGCCTTGTCCATGCGGCCGAGGGCGGCGCTGTCCAGCTGCGGGACGGCCGTGCGCGCCGCCTGCTCGTGCAGCAGGCCGGTGGAGTAGATCGCCTCGTCGATCGCGCGCAGGTCGATGGGCGCCACGCGGGTGTACCGGTTCGGCGCCATCTCCACCAGGCCGATGTCGGCGAGCTTCATCAGGGCTTCGCGGATCGGCGTGCGGGAGACGCCGAGCCACGCGGTGAGCTTGTCGTCGAGGAGCGTCTCGCCCGGCTCCAGGGTGCCGTCGATGATGCCCTCGTAGAGGCGGTTGTAGACGACGTCGCGCAGCAGCCGGCGCTCGACCGGAGCGGAGTCCTTGACGGGAAGCGGCATCAGGCGGTCCTCTCCAGGGCTGCGAACTCGTCGGCGACGGCGACGAGGCCGGTGTTCCAGTAGTCGTCGACCGCGCGCGCGGCCCGCCCGGCGTCGCCGGCGTCCACCGCGTCGACCAGTGCGGCGACGGCGGGTGCCGCCTTCTCGAACGCGGCGGCCGACGGTGCCGCGAGGAGCGCGCGGCGCACCTCCGGCAGGTGCCGCGCCAACAGCCGCGCGAGCGACCTGTTGTCCAGACGGCGGACGAAGACGCCCAGGAGCGCCTCGGTGATGAACGCGTCGTTGGCGCGCGCCGCGCCGTCCTTCGCGCGGGCCACCGCGTCCGCGGCGGACCGCAGGGTCTTCGCGTCCTGCTCCGTCAGCAGCGGCGTCGCGTCGCGCACCGTGCCGTGCAGCAGGGTCGCGACGGTGGCGACGAGCTCGCGGAGCCGCGCGGGGTCGATCGGGGTGACGCGGGTGCGCTTCTGCGGCATGATCTCGACCAGCCCCATCGCCGCGAGCTGGTTCAGGGCCTCGCGGACGGGGGTGCGGGAGACGCCGACCCACTTCTCGATCTCGGCGTCGTACAGCTGCTCACCGGGAGTGAGGTCGCCGTCGACGATGGCGTCGAGGAGGCGCTGGAACACCTCGTCGCGGATGAGCCGTCGCGGGCTGACGGCCTCGGTAACGGGTACAGGCATACATGAATGTTACATCCGGCACCCGGGCGCAGGGCCAGAGCCGCGTCAGAAGCGCTCGCCCAGCGCCTTCGCTTTCAGCGCGTCGAACTCGTTCTGGTTGATCACCCCGGAGTCCAGGAGCCGCTTGGCCTGATCGATGTCAGCGGCCGGATTCGCGGACGGCGTCGGGTGGGTGTAGTAGTCGGTGTCCTCCGGCACGGTCCTCCGGTCGCGCTGGTTGCGCTCGGCCATGCCACGGCCGCGCGCGATCAGGTACACGAGCGCGGTGAGGAAGGGCACGAAGATGAGGAAGATCACCCAGACCGCCTTCCACCACCCGTTCAGCTTCTCGTCGCGGAACAGGTCGACGAGGATCGTGAACAGCACCATCAGATAGGCGACGAAGGCGAACGCCCAGAAGATCAGCCAGATGAAGCTCCAGAAACTGTTCACTGCGGACTCCTTTGCGTCACGGTGCGCTCACGCTAGTGCCGGGCGGCCCATTGTGGCTAGACGTGTGATTCCGTTCGTTTTGGTGAACGGGCGGCGACTCCTGCGGGTTCCCTGCGACGGTGCCGCTCACGTCGCGCGCCGGGCGGTCGTACGATGAGGCGACCTGCGAGCGAGGAGGCGGAGTGGGACGAGAGGGCTATTGGGCGACGGACCCGGACGAGCTGCTGAGGGTCGGCAAGAAGTTCCGGCTCGAGGAGCGACCGACCGATGGGACGCCAGGATTCGACGGCGACAAGGCGGACGGCGAGAAGGCGCTCGCCGAGGGCGCCGGCATCCTGGCCGAGCTGCAGGAACAACTCTTCGCGGTGGGGACGGCCGGCGACACCCGCAGCGTGCTGCTGGTGCTGCAGGCGATGGACACGGCGGGCAAGGGCGGGATCGTCACGCACGTGATCGGCCAGATGAACCCGGACGGCGTGCGCTACAGCGGGTTCAAGAAGCCGACGGAGGAGGAGCTGGCCCATGATTTCCTCTGGCGCGTCTGGCGACAGGTCCCCGCGGCGGGGCAGGTGGGCGTCTTCGACCGCTCGCACTACGAGGACGTGCTGATCGGCCGGGTGCGGCAGCTGGCGCGTCCCGAGGAGATCGAGCGGCGCTACGACGCCATCAACGCGTTCGAGAAGGAGCTCACCGAGGGCGGCACCACGATCGTGAAGGTGATGCTGCATCTCGGCAAGGACGAGCAGAAGGACCGCCTCGCCGACCGGCTGGAGCGCCCGGACAAGCACTGGAAGTACAACCCGGGCGACGTCGACGAACGTCTGCTCTGGGACCAGTACCAGGCCGCGTACCAGCTGGTGTTCGAGCGGACGTCGACGCCGTACGCGCCGTGGTTCGTCGTCCCGGCCGACCGCAAGTGGTACGCGCGGCTCGCAGTGCAGCACCTGCTCATCCACGCGCTGGAGGACCTGGACCTCGAATGGCCCGCCGCCGACTACGACGTGGAGGTCGAGAAGGCGCGGCTGGCCGGGTCCTGACGGCGGGAGGCCGGCGCCGGCGTCAACCGAAGGCCTCGACGATCGGACGGAACTTCATCACCGTCTCCGCGAGCTCCCGCTCGGGATCGGAGTCCGCCACGATGCCGGCGCCAGCAAAGGCGGTGAGGTCGCCGCCCTCCGCGAGCTGGGCGCAGCGCAGGGCGATGGCCCACTCGCCGTCGCCGTCGCCGCCGACCCAGCCGACGGGACCGGCGTACCGGCCCCGGTCGAAGGGCTCCAGCTCGCGGATGAGCGCGACGGCATCCCGTGTCGGCGTGCCGGCGACCGCGGCGGTCGGGTGCAGGGCGTCGGCCAGGTCGAGCGAGCTCGCGCCGTCGCTGAGGGTCCCCGCGATGTCCGTGGCGAGGTGCCAGAGGTTGGGCAGCTTGAGGGTGAACGGCAGGTCGCTCGCGGCAAGGTCGGCGCTGTGCGGGCGCAGTGCATCCAGCACGCTCGCCACGGCGAAGCGGTGCTCGTCCTGGTCCTTGGTGGAGGCGGCGAGAGCGATCGCGGCGTCATTGTCGGAAGCGGCGTCGCGGCCGCGCGAGATGGTGCCGGCGAGCACGCGAGCCGTGACCGTGCCGTGGTGGACGCGGACCAGCGTCTCCGGCGAGGAACCGACAAGGCCGTCGACCGCGAAGGTCCAGCAGTCGGGGTAGCCGAGCGCGAGCTCCACGAGGGCGCGTCGGACGTCCGACTCGGCGGGGAGATGCGCGGTCAGTTCGCGCGCGAGGACGACCTTGGACAGGTCGTGCTCGCGGATCCGCTCGACGG
It encodes the following:
- a CDS encoding TrkA family potassium uptake protein, which encodes MVDRIKHNAPVLVIGLGRFGAATAGQLDRLNREVLAIDTDAGLVQKWADRVTHTVQADARSIETLRQIGAEDFSIAVVAVGSSIEASVLITANLVDLRIPQIWAKAISQSHGKILERIGANHVIYPEAEAGERVAHLVSGRMLDFIEFDDDFALVKMYPPKPIRGLNLTESGVRSKYNITVVGVKSPGKPFTYATAETVVSNHDLIIVSGSSGDIERFAALDA
- a CDS encoding GntR family transcriptional regulator → MPLPVKDSAPVERRLLRDVVYNRLYEGIIDGTLEPGETLLDDKLTAWLGVSRTPIREALMKLADIGLVEMAPNRYTRVAPIDLRAIDEAIYSTGLLHEQAARTAVPQLDSAALGRMDKALKELRKAAKSADLPQLGRSFNAFFLEFERGSGNRVLLAVSESLGPQLLRYVSVWEKPFGADDLAGRLGEILEAAKAHDGEKAAELVHALYAPTLDQFLSDYRRSDAEIEESPVV
- a CDS encoding GntR family transcriptional regulator, producing MPVPVTEAVSPRRLIRDEVFQRLLDAIVDGDLTPGEQLYDAEIEKWVGVSRTPVREALNQLAAMGLVEIMPQKRTRVTPIDPARLRELVATVATLLHGTVRDATPLLTEQDAKTLRSAADAVARAKDGAARANDAFITEALLGVFVRRLDNRSLARLLARHLPEVRRALLAAPSAAAFEKAAPAVAALVDAVDAGDAGRAARAVDDYWNTGLVAVADEFAALERTA
- a CDS encoding SHOCT domain-containing protein, whose protein sequence is MNSFWSFIWLIFWAFAFVAYLMVLFTILVDLFRDEKLNGWWKAVWVIFLIFVPFLTALVYLIARGRGMAERNQRDRRTVPEDTDYYTHPTPSANPAADIDQAKRLLDSGVINQNEFDALKAKALGERF
- a CDS encoding polyphosphate kinase 2 family protein → MGREGYWATDPDELLRVGKKFRLEERPTDGTPGFDGDKADGEKALAEGAGILAELQEQLFAVGTAGDTRSVLLVLQAMDTAGKGGIVTHVIGQMNPDGVRYSGFKKPTEEELAHDFLWRVWRQVPAAGQVGVFDRSHYEDVLIGRVRQLARPEEIERRYDAINAFEKELTEGGTTIVKVMLHLGKDEQKDRLADRLERPDKHWKYNPGDVDERLLWDQYQAAYQLVFERTSTPYAPWFVVPADRKWYARLAVQHLLIHALEDLDLEWPAADYDVEVEKARLAGS
- a CDS encoding isochorismate synthase; this encodes MTAPSTTRRATGVTALSVETTPLDDVRQLIPFLDSRRPLVWLRKGEGIAGIGEALRLEFSGPDRIREASAAWRETVSAATVSDDVHTPGTGLVAFGTFAFADDSAATSTLIVPEVVLGRRAGRSWITRIRRTDDLDAATTALPRPTAFGDEYRLTLLPGSLGKDGYRSAVASAVERIREHDLSKVVLARELTAHLPAESDVRRALVELALGYPDCWTFAVDGLVGSSPETLVRVHHGTVTARVLAGTISRGRDAASDNDAAIALAASTKDQDEHRFAVASVLDALRPHSADLAASDLPFTLKLPNLWHLATDIAGTLSDGASSLDLADALHPTAAVAGTPTRDAVALIRELEPFDRGRYAGPVGWVGGDGDGEWAIALRCAQLAEGGDLTAFAGAGIVADSDPERELAETVMKFRPIVEAFG